From the Carya illinoinensis cultivar Pawnee chromosome 4, C.illinoinensisPawnee_v1, whole genome shotgun sequence genome, one window contains:
- the LOC122308271 gene encoding basic salivary proline-rich protein 3-like: MSSRDKDQTTPHHQPFLSSLVVRASVSDGAVGGGVDGGFGGRVSDYEPGEVRRDHPPPYSRPDRYPDEPGYTLRAGSGSPVRHRDAGHRYSPNFNHSGGLPRSREFGSGRDPGRYRDSSPPFGRGRGGGRPFGRAFDGPGLGPGVFRGEGMSRNNPNVRQREGDWICPDPLCGNLNFARREYCNSCKRLRHGPGASPRRGYPGPPPPHAPPPRRFPGSPLERSPGRSMNGYRSPPPPPRAWARAGPREFGAGGLPPPRHEGRFSDHHMRRDRLDYPENDYRGRNKFDRPMPADWGHRGRGRNAFFNERKGFERRPPSPPPPAAPFRRWAHDVRGRSRSPIRGGPPPKDYHRDMYMDQGRGDRRAVGQDRIGDAY; this comes from the exons ATGTCCTCGAGAGACAAGGACCAAACGACACCGCATCACCAGCCTTTCCTCAGCAGCCTCGTCGTCCGTGCCTCTGTCAGCGACGGCGCCGTAGGCGGTGGTGTCGACGGTGGTTTTGGAGGCCGTGTCAGCGATTACGAGCCTGGAGAGGTCCGCCGTGATCATCCTCCTCCGTACTCTCGCCCCGATCGATACCCCGATGAGCCTG GATATACACTTCGGGCAGGTTCTGGTTCTCCTGTACGCCACAGAGATGCAGGTCATCGTTACAGTCCTAATTTTAATCATTCAGGTGGTCTGCCACGCAGCCGTGAATTTGGCAGCGGGAGGGATCCTGGCAGATATAGAGACTCTTCACCGCCTTTTGGCCGAGGAAGGGGTGGTGGCAGGCCATTTGGTAGGGCTTTTGATGGGCCTGGGCTTGGTCCTGGGGTATTCAGAGGTGAAGGCATGAGTAGAAATAATCCAAATGTGCGTCAAAGAGAAGGAGATTGGATTTGCCCAGATCCTTT GTGTGGGAACCTGAATTTTGCAAGGCGAGAGTACTGTAACAGCTGCAAAAGGCTTCGCCATGGTCCTGGGGCTAGTCCTCGGAGAGGCTATCCTGGCCCACCTCCTCCACATGCTCCTCCACCAAGACGCTTCCCTGGCTCTCCACTGGAGCGTTCTCCAGGCAGGAGCATGAATGGGTATAGGTCGCCGCCGCCTCCACCTCGTGCTTGGGCTAGGGCGGGCCCTAGGGAGTTTGGCGCTGGTGGTCTGCCACCTCCCAGGCATGAAGGTAGGTTTTCTGATCACCACATGCGGAGAGATAGGCTGGACTATCCAGAAAATGACTACAGGGGAAGAAACAAGTTTGATAGGCCAATGCCAGCAGACTGGGGCCATAGGGGCCGAGGAAGGAATGCTTTCTTCAATGAAAGGAAAGGATTTGAGAGGAGGCCACCGTCTCCACCTCCACCAGCAGCACCATTTCGCCGCTGGGCTCATGATGTTAGAGGGAGGAGCCGCTCTCCAATAAGGGGTGGCCCGCCACCAAAAGACTATCACCGGGATATGTACATGGATCAAGGACGAGGTGATCGGCGCGCCGTGGGGCAAGACAGAATTGGAGATGCATATTAG